A genomic region of Armatimonadota bacterium contains the following coding sequences:
- a CDS encoding NADH-quinone oxidoreductase subunit K, whose translation MTILLPLFVGSLFGAGTWLLLGRSIVRQIIGLALIGHGANLMILLAGGVQGASAPILGNPPPLADPLPQALILTAIVIGFGVLAFLLALGYRMHAYEEEDS comes from the coding sequence ATGACGATCCTGTTGCCGCTCTTCGTGGGGTCCCTCTTCGGCGCGGGCACGTGGCTGCTGCTGGGCCGCTCCATCGTGCGGCAGATCATCGGGCTCGCCCTGATCGGCCACGGCGCCAACCTCATGATCCTCCTGGCCGGCGGGGTGCAGGGCGCAAGCGCCCCCATTCTGGGGAACCCTCCGCCCTTGGCGGATCCCCTCCCGCAGGCCCTCATCCTCACCGCCATCGTGATCGGGTTCGGAGTTCTGGCGTTCCTGCTGGCCCTGGGGTATCGCATGCACGCCTACGAGGAGGAGGATTCGTGA
- a CDS encoding YbaK/EbsC family protein, producing MCRERLQRMLEEAGISYQVMIHPVAYTAQEVAAQLHVSGYQVAKVVMAKVDDRLVMLVLPAPYRVDLERLRREMGAASARLAHEEEFAEVFPDCEVGAMPPFGYLYGIPVYVDRSLTRDPEIVFNAGTHRETIRMRYADYERLVQPQVLDFAVGP from the coding sequence CTGTGCCGGGAGCGGCTCCAGCGGATGCTGGAGGAGGCAGGGATTTCCTACCAGGTGATGATACACCCTGTGGCGTACACCGCGCAGGAGGTGGCGGCCCAGCTGCACGTGAGCGGCTACCAGGTGGCCAAGGTGGTGATGGCGAAGGTGGACGACCGGCTCGTGATGCTGGTCCTGCCCGCTCCGTACCGGGTGGATCTGGAGCGGCTCCGCAGGGAGATGGGAGCCGCCTCCGCCCGGCTCGCGCACGAGGAGGAGTTCGCGGAGGTGTTCCCCGACTGCGAGGTGGGGGCCATGCCGCCGTTCGGGTACCTCTACGGGATCCCCGTGTATGTGGACCGCTCCCTTACCCGGGATCCGGAGATCGTGTTCAACGCGGGCACCCACCGGGAGACCATCCGCATGCGCTACGCAGACTACGAGCGTCTGGTGCAGCCGCAGGTGCTGGACTTCGCGGTGGGCCCGTAG
- a CDS encoding DUF4040 domain-containing protein produces the protein MASATTPRSAGWVSLLVSMATLASVGSLVPPVAEGRAIEVSLTWFPGIGVWYALRADGLGVLFSLLVAGVGVLIILYAMPYMAHERRTPAFFAFLLLFMGAMLGVVLADDLVVLYVFWELTSLSSFLLIGFHHEEAQARQAALRALLVTVVGGLGLLGGVVLLGAVGGSLQLSELERHADRIRTSPLYPWILGLVFLGAFTKSAQVPFHFWLPGAMVAPTPVSAYLHSATMVKAGVFLLLRLAPLLGGAEAWREGLVPAGIVTYLFASLLALFQDDLKALLAYGTVASLGLATALVGSGSPEGMFAAMAYLLAHAAYKGTLFLVAGAVEHEVKTRRISELRGLARRMPLTAGTAVLAVLSLMGFPGFAGFVAKQAAEKALHGWVHEAVLAGGVLTAAYGLRFCSVFWGTRKAPRGHDAPWLLLPALVLAAAGFVLGLYPALYEQALGFLHPEANVFSGLTAEKAAVPVGSALLGGVLARWAARFPARLPLPGGEAAFEGVYGGVLGFARFLTRHTVTGRLRDYLAVSLVIPVVGAGAVLLSEGRFPSVGIRTAPYEGVVLLLGLGAVAFTVLARSLVAQVVAVGAVGYTVALLYIGLRAPDLALTQILVETVTLVLFLAVVLHLRHPEEPTRHPAWALDLLMAVGVGAITAAFAALILPGPPARHLFSYFVHKAPEAGGRNLVNLIVVDFRGLDTLGEITVLGIAALGVLALASRPGTRVAHHLVAPVRSLILETAVRVASPAVAAYALVLLGTGHYGPGGGFVAGLMTAMALFAWAVAFGFDAIPQDWLRPLAAGLGIAYGTGALTAALGRPFLTHGPVFLGPVKTTTSLLFDFGVYVLVVAATLSAARTLILVRPR, from the coding sequence ATGGCCTCCGCCACAACGCCCAGAAGTGCGGGCTGGGTGAGCCTGCTGGTCTCCATGGCGACCCTGGCCTCCGTGGGGAGTCTTGTGCCCCCGGTGGCGGAGGGGCGTGCGATAGAGGTCTCCCTGACGTGGTTCCCGGGGATCGGCGTGTGGTACGCCCTGCGGGCCGATGGACTGGGCGTGCTGTTCAGCCTACTGGTGGCGGGGGTGGGCGTGCTCATCATCCTGTACGCCATGCCGTACATGGCACACGAGCGACGCACACCCGCCTTCTTCGCTTTCCTCCTGCTCTTCATGGGGGCCATGCTGGGCGTGGTGCTGGCGGACGACCTCGTGGTCCTGTACGTCTTCTGGGAGCTCACCTCCCTCAGCAGCTTCCTCCTCATCGGGTTCCACCACGAGGAGGCTCAGGCCCGACAGGCAGCCCTCCGGGCTCTGTTGGTGACGGTGGTGGGAGGGCTGGGGCTGCTGGGCGGGGTGGTGCTCCTCGGGGCTGTGGGCGGGAGTCTGCAGCTCTCGGAGCTGGAGCGGCACGCGGATCGCATCCGCACAAGCCCCCTTTATCCCTGGATCCTGGGTCTGGTCTTCCTGGGGGCCTTCACCAAGTCCGCCCAGGTCCCGTTCCACTTCTGGCTTCCGGGCGCCATGGTGGCGCCCACGCCCGTGAGCGCCTACCTCCACTCCGCCACCATGGTGAAGGCCGGGGTGTTTCTGCTCCTGCGCCTGGCTCCCCTCCTGGGCGGCGCAGAAGCCTGGCGCGAGGGACTTGTGCCCGCGGGGATCGTGACGTACCTCTTCGCGAGCCTTTTGGCCCTGTTCCAGGACGATCTCAAGGCCCTCCTGGCCTATGGAACCGTGGCCTCCCTGGGGCTCGCCACCGCCCTCGTGGGCTCCGGGAGCCCCGAGGGCATGTTTGCCGCTATGGCCTACCTCCTTGCCCACGCGGCATACAAGGGAACACTGTTCCTGGTGGCGGGGGCGGTGGAGCACGAGGTGAAAACCCGACGGATCTCGGAGCTGCGGGGCCTTGCCCGGCGGATGCCCCTCACCGCCGGCACCGCGGTGCTGGCGGTGCTCTCCCTGATGGGGTTTCCCGGGTTTGCGGGGTTTGTGGCGAAGCAAGCCGCGGAAAAGGCCCTGCACGGGTGGGTGCACGAGGCGGTGCTCGCAGGTGGGGTGCTCACCGCGGCCTACGGGCTCCGGTTCTGCAGCGTGTTCTGGGGAACGAGGAAAGCACCGCGGGGCCACGATGCCCCATGGCTCCTCCTGCCGGCTCTGGTGCTGGCCGCGGCCGGTTTCGTGCTCGGCCTGTATCCAGCGCTCTACGAACAGGCCCTTGGGTTCCTGCATCCGGAGGCGAACGTCTTCTCCGGGCTCACCGCGGAGAAGGCGGCCGTCCCGGTCGGGAGCGCGTTGCTGGGCGGGGTGCTGGCCCGGTGGGCCGCGCGCTTCCCCGCTCGCCTTCCGCTTCCCGGCGGGGAGGCGGCCTTCGAGGGGGTGTATGGGGGGGTGTTGGGTTTCGCCCGGTTCCTCACCCGTCACACGGTCACGGGCCGGCTCCGGGACTATCTCGCGGTGAGCCTCGTGATCCCCGTGGTGGGCGCGGGAGCCGTGCTCCTCTCCGAGGGGCGTTTTCCATCCGTCGGAATCCGGACGGCACCCTACGAGGGTGTGGTGCTCCTCCTGGGCCTGGGGGCGGTGGCCTTCACGGTCCTAGCCCGGAGTCTGGTGGCCCAGGTGGTGGCGGTCGGAGCGGTGGGCTATACCGTGGCGTTGCTGTACATCGGTCTGCGGGCCCCGGACCTGGCGTTGACCCAGATCCTGGTGGAGACGGTAACCCTGGTGCTATTTTTGGCCGTGGTCCTCCACCTCCGCCACCCCGAGGAGCCCACGCGTCACCCGGCCTGGGCCCTGGATCTCTTGATGGCCGTAGGAGTGGGCGCGATCACCGCGGCGTTTGCGGCCCTGATCCTTCCGGGACCGCCCGCCCGCCACCTCTTCTCGTACTTCGTGCACAAGGCTCCGGAGGCGGGCGGCCGCAACCTCGTGAACCTCATCGTAGTGGACTTCCGGGGGCTGGACACCCTGGGGGAGATCACGGTACTGGGAATCGCGGCCCTGGGGGTGCTTGCCCTGGCGAGCCGGCCGGGCACGCGCGTGGCGCACCACCTGGTGGCGCCCGTACGGTCCCTGATCCTCGAGACCGCGGTCCGGGTGGCCTCTCCCGCGGTGGCCGCGTACGCGCTGGTGCTGCTGGGAACGGGCCACTACGGGCCGGGAGGTGGGTTCGTGGCGGGCCTCATGACGGCCATGGCGCTCTTCGCCTGGGCCGTGGCCTTCGGGTTCGACGCCATCCCGCAGGACTGGCTGCGGCCGCTTGCTGCGGGGCTGGGGATCGCGTACGGCACCGGAGCCCTCACGGCAGCCCTGGGGCGTCCGTTTTTGACCCACGGCCCGGTCTTCCTGGGACCTGTGAAGACCACCACGTCGCTGCTGTTCGACTTCGGGGTGTACGTGCTCGTGGTGGCGGCCACGCTGAGCGCGGCCCGCACCCTGATCCTGGTGCGGCCCCGATGA
- a CDS encoding cation:proton antiporter: protein MSTLFVDLGLLLGAAVAGGLVAHLLHAPPVVGYILAGVLVGPATPGPTLRAPQTFELFAQIGLILLLFCAGLEFSLQDLWRVRRVALYGTPLGMAAIVLMATGFGALVGWPLPSRLAVGVALSVASSTVLLKFLQDRHELGSLHGRILMGISLAQDLIVVLVPAILPALAPAGQTGADLLLRGFLQAAVVLLPLLWLARRAVPHLLARIARTRSAELFLLAVVALAVGTAAFTAHMGLSLALGAFLAGLVVSESEFAYETLSRVLPLRDVFVAVFFVSMGMLLDPATLVEQAGVILGLVLLVAVGNALVWAVVVRAAGYPRGIAAVCGVGLAQMGEFSYLVAGTARAQGLLPESLYEAVLAASLLTILLNAAAFRHRPGWMERMVGMHGVTPRVVGRGTDRLTEHVVLCGFGRVGREVADALDAFGIPYAVVDLDLEALQAARARGARAVFGEVGNPLALRRAGAERARMAVVAVPDFGAAYRCVRALRELNPNLPILARVHASRHRALLLEAGATEVIQPEVEAALTMVRHSLDRLGIDHEAGRAYLKRARAHWPEALRMEGLPEGLQVREVVVRNPDLIHRSLRGARLAERTGALVAALTHPDGQEIRNPGPEEILQQGDRLLAIGEPAQLDALERMCDENPREDS, encoded by the coding sequence GTGAGCACCCTCTTTGTGGACCTGGGACTGCTCCTGGGCGCGGCGGTGGCGGGAGGATTGGTCGCCCACCTCCTGCACGCACCGCCCGTGGTAGGGTACATCCTCGCGGGCGTCCTGGTGGGACCCGCCACTCCCGGACCCACCCTCCGCGCCCCTCAGACCTTCGAGCTCTTTGCCCAGATCGGATTGATCCTGTTGCTCTTCTGTGCGGGACTGGAGTTCTCCCTTCAGGATCTGTGGCGGGTCCGGCGGGTGGCCCTGTACGGCACGCCCCTCGGCATGGCCGCCATCGTGCTGATGGCCACGGGATTCGGCGCCCTCGTGGGTTGGCCGCTCCCTTCCCGTCTCGCGGTGGGCGTAGCCCTCAGCGTGGCGAGTTCCACGGTCCTCCTCAAGTTCCTGCAGGATCGCCACGAGCTGGGATCCTTGCACGGCCGGATCCTGATGGGCATCAGCCTCGCCCAGGATCTCATCGTGGTGCTGGTGCCCGCGATCCTCCCCGCCCTCGCCCCTGCGGGCCAGACAGGAGCGGATCTCCTGCTCCGGGGATTCCTGCAGGCCGCGGTGGTCCTGCTGCCGCTTCTGTGGCTGGCCCGGCGCGCGGTGCCCCACCTTCTCGCCCGGATCGCCCGCACCCGCAGCGCGGAGCTCTTCCTGCTGGCGGTGGTTGCCCTGGCGGTGGGGACCGCGGCCTTCACCGCCCATATGGGGCTCTCCCTGGCCCTGGGGGCGTTTCTGGCTGGGCTGGTGGTGAGCGAATCGGAGTTCGCATACGAGACCCTGAGCCGGGTGCTGCCGCTTCGGGACGTGTTCGTGGCCGTGTTCTTTGTCTCCATGGGGATGTTGCTGGACCCCGCGACCCTGGTGGAGCAGGCTGGGGTGATCCTGGGACTGGTGCTCCTGGTGGCCGTGGGGAACGCCCTGGTGTGGGCCGTGGTGGTGCGGGCCGCGGGCTACCCCCGCGGGATCGCGGCGGTGTGCGGGGTGGGCCTCGCGCAGATGGGGGAGTTCTCGTACCTGGTGGCGGGCACAGCCCGCGCGCAGGGCCTTCTCCCCGAGTCCCTGTACGAGGCTGTGCTCGCCGCTTCCCTCCTCACCATCCTCCTCAACGCCGCGGCCTTCCGCCACCGCCCCGGCTGGATGGAGCGGATGGTGGGGATGCACGGTGTGACCCCGAGGGTGGTGGGCCGGGGAACGGACCGCCTGACCGAACACGTGGTTCTGTGCGGATTCGGCCGGGTGGGCCGGGAGGTGGCAGACGCTTTGGACGCCTTCGGAATCCCGTACGCGGTGGTGGACCTGGACCTCGAGGCCCTCCAGGCTGCCAGGGCCCGTGGGGCACGGGCGGTGTTCGGCGAAGTCGGCAACCCTCTTGCGCTCCGGCGGGCGGGGGCGGAGCGGGCGCGGATGGCGGTGGTGGCCGTCCCCGATTTCGGGGCCGCGTACCGGTGCGTGCGGGCCCTGCGGGAGCTCAACCCGAACCTGCCCATCCTCGCCCGGGTCCACGCATCCCGCCACCGGGCCCTCCTCCTCGAAGCCGGTGCCACGGAGGTGATCCAGCCGGAGGTGGAGGCGGCCCTCACCATGGTTCGGCACAGCCTGGATCGGCTCGGCATAGATCACGAGGCGGGGAGGGCGTACCTCAAGCGGGCCAGAGCCCACTGGCCGGAGGCCCTGCGGATGGAGGGGCTCCCGGAGGGTTTGCAGGTCCGGGAGGTGGTGGTGCGCAACCCGGACTTGATCCACCGATCCCTGCGCGGGGCGCGGCTCGCGGAGCGGACGGGCGCCCTGGTTGCCGCCCTCACCCATCCGGACGGCCAGGAGATCCGCAATCCGGGACCGGAGGAGATCCTCCAGCAAGGCGACCGACTCCTGGCCATCGGGGAACCCGCGCAACTGGACGCCCTGGAGCGGATGTGCGACGAGAATCCGCGGGAGGATTCTTAA
- a CDS encoding S1 RNA-binding domain-containing protein, whose product MDPELRVAAEPGQILEGTVARIATYGAFVTLPDGRTGLVHISEIADTFVRDVREYLREGQRVRVKVLGTDARGRLDLSLRQALPPEERTRAQYHRTTFEEKLRAFLRESQERLADLKRNTRAKRGGRRRR is encoded by the coding sequence ATGGACCCTGAGCTGCGGGTTGCGGCGGAGCCCGGGCAGATCCTGGAGGGTACTGTCGCCCGGATTGCAACCTACGGTGCGTTCGTGACCCTGCCCGACGGCCGCACGGGGCTTGTGCACATCTCCGAGATCGCGGATACCTTTGTCCGGGACGTCCGGGAGTACCTGAGGGAGGGCCAGCGCGTGCGGGTGAAGGTTCTCGGCACCGATGCACGGGGCCGGCTGGATCTTTCCCTCCGACAGGCCCTCCCGCCGGAGGAACGGACGAGAGCGCAGTACCACCGCACCACTTTCGAGGAAAAGCTGCGGGCGTTCCTGCGCGAGAGCCAGGAGCGCCTCGCGGATCTCAAGCGGAACACCAGGGCCAAGAGGGGCGGCCGGCGTCGCCGCTAG